A window from Peromyscus eremicus chromosome 1, PerEre_H2_v1, whole genome shotgun sequence encodes these proteins:
- the Nap1l4 gene encoding nucleosome assembly protein 1-like 4 isoform X2, whose translation MAENSLSDGSPADSAEAAKNASNTEKLTDQVMQNPQVLAALQERLDNVSHTPSSYIETLPKAVKRRINALKQLQVRCAHIEAKFYEEVHDLERKYAALYQPLFDKRREFITGDVEPTDAESAWHSENEEEEKLAGDMKNKVVIAEKEAATAEELNPKGIPEFWFTIFRNVDMLSELVQEYDEPILKHLQDIKVKFSDPGQPMSFVLEFHFEPNDYFTNPVLTKTYKMKSEPDKADPFSFEGPEIVDCDGCTIDWKKGKNVTVKTIKKKQKHKGRGTVRTITKQVPNESFFNFFSPLKASGDGESLDEDSEFTLASDFEIGHFFRERIVPRAVLYFTGEAIEDDDNFEEGEEGEEEELEVDEEGEEEDDADVNPKV comes from the exons ATGGCAGAAAACAG TCTTTCAGATGGAAGCCCTGCAGATTCTGCGGAAGCTGCTAAAAATGCCAGTAATACAG AAAAGCTCACAGACCAGGTGATGCAGAACCCACAAGTGCTGGCAGCTTTGCAGGAACGTCTTGATAACGTCTCTCACACTCCTTCTAGCTACATAGAAAC TTTACCCAAAGCCGTCAAAAGGAGAATTAATGCTCTGAAGCAGCTCCAGGTAAGGTGTGCACACATAGAAGCCAAGTTCTACGAGGAAGTTCACGACTTGGAAAGGAAGTATGCAGCCTTGTACCAGCCTCTTTTTGACAAG agaagagaattcatcACTGGTGACGTGGAGCCCACAGACGCAGAGTCAGCGTGGCACAgtgagaatgaggaagaagaaaagttggCT GGAGATATGAAGAATAAAGTAGTTATAGCAGAGAAAGAAGCAGCAACAGCAGAAGAACTGAACCCCAAAGGCATCCCTGAGTTCTGGTTCACCATCTTCAGAAATGTAGATATGCTTAGCGAGCTGGTTCAG GAATATGATGAACCGATCTTGAAACACCTGCAAGATATTAAAGTCAAGTTTTCAGACCCCGGGCAGCCTATG TCTTTTGTGCTAGAGTTTCACTTTGAACCCAACGACTACTTCACCAATCCTGTCCTGACGAAAACATACAAGATGAAATCAGAACCAGACAAGGCTGACCCGTTTTCTTTTGAAGGTCCTGAAATTGTGGACTGTGATGG GTGTACAATTGACTGGAAGAAGGGGAAAAATGTCACAGTCAAAACCATCAAGAAAaagcagaagcacaagggccgGGGCACCGTGCGAACCATCACCAAACAAGTGCCCAATGAGTCCTTCTTCAACTTCTTCAGCCCCCTGAAAG cctctggaGATGGAGAGTCTCTG GATGAAGATTCCGAGTTCACCTTAGCCTCTGACTTTGAAATTGGGCACTTTTTCCGTGAGCGAATCGTGCCACGGGCTGTCCTCTACTTCACTGGGGAGGCCATAGAGGACGATGACAAT TTTGAAGAAGgcgaggagggagaagaggag GAATTGGAAGTTgatgaggagggagaagaggaggacgATGCTGATGTTAACCCCAAG gTGTAA
- the Nap1l4 gene encoding nucleosome assembly protein 1-like 4 isoform X1, with protein sequence MAENSLSDGSPADSAEAAKNASNTEKLTDQVMQNPQVLAALQERLDNVSHTPSSYIETLPKAVKRRINALKQLQVRCAHIEAKFYEEVHDLERKYAALYQPLFDKRREFITGDVEPTDAESAWHSENEEEEKLAGDMKNKVVIAEKEAATAEELNPKGIPEFWFTIFRNVDMLSELVQEYDEPILKHLQDIKVKFSDPGQPMSFVLEFHFEPNDYFTNPVLTKTYKMKSEPDKADPFSFEGPEIVDCDGCTIDWKKGKNVTVKTIKKKQKHKGRGTVRTITKQVPNESFFNFFSPLKASGDGESLDEDSEFTLASDFEIGHFFRERIVPRAVLYFTGEAIEDDDNFEEGEEGEEEELEVDEEGEEEDDADVNPKKEPSQPAECKQQ encoded by the exons ATGGCAGAAAACAG TCTTTCAGATGGAAGCCCTGCAGATTCTGCGGAAGCTGCTAAAAATGCCAGTAATACAG AAAAGCTCACAGACCAGGTGATGCAGAACCCACAAGTGCTGGCAGCTTTGCAGGAACGTCTTGATAACGTCTCTCACACTCCTTCTAGCTACATAGAAAC TTTACCCAAAGCCGTCAAAAGGAGAATTAATGCTCTGAAGCAGCTCCAGGTAAGGTGTGCACACATAGAAGCCAAGTTCTACGAGGAAGTTCACGACTTGGAAAGGAAGTATGCAGCCTTGTACCAGCCTCTTTTTGACAAG agaagagaattcatcACTGGTGACGTGGAGCCCACAGACGCAGAGTCAGCGTGGCACAgtgagaatgaggaagaagaaaagttggCT GGAGATATGAAGAATAAAGTAGTTATAGCAGAGAAAGAAGCAGCAACAGCAGAAGAACTGAACCCCAAAGGCATCCCTGAGTTCTGGTTCACCATCTTCAGAAATGTAGATATGCTTAGCGAGCTGGTTCAG GAATATGATGAACCGATCTTGAAACACCTGCAAGATATTAAAGTCAAGTTTTCAGACCCCGGGCAGCCTATG TCTTTTGTGCTAGAGTTTCACTTTGAACCCAACGACTACTTCACCAATCCTGTCCTGACGAAAACATACAAGATGAAATCAGAACCAGACAAGGCTGACCCGTTTTCTTTTGAAGGTCCTGAAATTGTGGACTGTGATGG GTGTACAATTGACTGGAAGAAGGGGAAAAATGTCACAGTCAAAACCATCAAGAAAaagcagaagcacaagggccgGGGCACCGTGCGAACCATCACCAAACAAGTGCCCAATGAGTCCTTCTTCAACTTCTTCAGCCCCCTGAAAG cctctggaGATGGAGAGTCTCTG GATGAAGATTCCGAGTTCACCTTAGCCTCTGACTTTGAAATTGGGCACTTTTTCCGTGAGCGAATCGTGCCACGGGCTGTCCTCTACTTCACTGGGGAGGCCATAGAGGACGATGACAAT TTTGAAGAAGgcgaggagggagaagaggag GAATTGGAAGTTgatgaggagggagaagaggaggacgATGCTGATGTTAACCCCAAG AAAGAACCCAGCCAGCCAGCGGAGTGCAAGCAGCAGTGA